The DNA window GATCTAGTTGTGGCTGCATTATACCGATATCTGCCTCCCACTGCTAAGATGAGAGTTTGTCctgtttttgcatatttacatttttcagatcatcaaaatTGTATATTGGACAAATATAGTGATGAAAGTTATGTAAACCTACCTGCCCTGTGTGCAAAAGTAACGGCCCCTAAACCTGATAACTGGCTGTTCCACCACCAAGTATTtgtgatgccttcagtgagtcTTTCATGTCACTGTGGAGGAACTTtagcccactcttctttgcataAATGCTTTAATTCAGACACATTAGAGGAATTTCCAGCATGAACGCCTGTTTAAGGTCACATTGAAGCAGCTCAGTCTGATTTAAGTCCAGACTTTGACTCCAAAACATTCATTTAGTCTTTCAGAGtctttcagccaatcagaggtggACTTGGTGCTGTGTTTTTGATTAACTGTCCTGCTGTATAAGCGctatcaaaaagaaaagttcaaagtttTAAAGGTTTTGAAGGTTCCGTCTATCattgtacttttaaatatctGAGGAGCCACACGTCCATTCACAAGCTGATTACAATGACAGCTGTCACTTGTGTCATTCCTTATATGTCGTGCATCTGTAACTCAGTTTGCATTAGCTCTGTGTTTCAGCCTTTAGGATGATGATGAACTTCAGTCACAGGAAACCTGAATAAAGGAGATCCAGAGGAGATGGACGGGATCAGCAGGGGGAAGAAAAAATGAATGATGTAACAAACATATCAGATTTTCTGAGCTCCGTGCTCCTTTCCTTCACCTCATGACACAGAAAGTGGTCAGGAAAAGACAGAGCAGTCAGGTCAAACACTGCGCCCTGCTGGCGAAACCCTGCAGAGGGCAGATCACTCCGGCTGAGTTCAGTTGTAATGGGAAAAACCTCTCACACTGTGCTGATGAGTCAGGGAACAAAAAGAGGATTTTCTTACAAATGCTTGTGTTTATTGGAAAAGCTCATATCCACAGGCACAGCGGTACAGCATCATTGGGAGGAAAGCCTCAATCTACTGGCTAAATCAGGCTTTAGTAGAACAGTCGGGGCTGGGTTCATGCAAATATGTTTTCCATGCAGTTTGCATAAGTTTCACATCTCTTCTACATTCTCTGTGGTTAAATACGAAATAATATTGCACACACAATATTATAAAAGAGTACAGTCACGTGTGCTCGCTAAATTCGTTGTGCTTATTCGTGggtcatttcaaaataaaatcaagcaGCAGCTCCCATCTGACCCCTCACAATAAGCTGATTCTTTCAGATTATTTACTGATGCCACACATATCTTTACCTTCATACTGGGAATATTTTACACTCATGATTACTTTCATAAGTGCACATGAACCCGTCAGGgctgaaaacacatttaagctGCATCTCGAtacatgctcagtcatccatgTAAAGAAATACCAataaagttgattctgttcatctggatgctttcagtgggagaaacgttttgtcatcATCCTTCTTCAGTGAGAGTTTAgagacttcttcagtctcagctgactgcaggtctccaaccttataaacagtacctctgcacaatgactgaaaccagcccactgaatgaaaaCTGGGctgtttcttccactgaaaacgcCAAGTCCAGATggacagaatcaaccttttgggacaTTTAGACTGTGTTTCAGACTGCAGCAGTTTGACTTTGTGAAGATGTTTCAGCTCTTATCCAGAAGACACCAGGTGTTTAACGCCACTCAGTTTAACTCTGCAGACCTCTGAACTCTGTTCCTGATCTCTGAGCAGCTGTGAGCAACAGTGTGACGATCTGCCACAGTTTAAGTGCATTCTGGGTAAATTTCAGGCTCATATCAGCAGGTGGGACAGGGGAGAGCAGGTGAAGGCTCGCTTGTACGGTAGGGTCATGTTGCAGCTGACTGTGAGGGGTTCGGATTGATCTCACGCAGCACGACCCAGCTCTAAAAAGCCTACGCACTGGATTATTTGTAGAATTATTGCTTCGGTCAGCGTAACGTGAGTCCGGCCACGGCGCTGCCTCCAACATTGCATAAATAATGAGGTGAGTGTAAACAAACAGTGCAGGTCCAAATACCAGAACGTCTGTTTTCAAGCAGCTTAAAGGCTGAAACGTTCATGTCTGAACAAATATTCAAGTATTATTGTGTCACCGCTAACAAAAAGGCCTGTGTGCATCTCATGCTGTGGTTCACGTTCTCCTCAGGTCACGCTTGTTACAGTCACAAGGACCGCTTCAGAAGCTTCTGGTTCAGCGCCACGACGGTGGGCACGAAGCAGCTCTCCGAGACAAAGTCGCCGGCGATGATGTTCAGCGAGCCGTCCTCCTCGCCGGGCGTCTGCTCTTTTACCCAGCCAAGCAGCATCGGGTACGTGGACATCACCAGGTCCTTCAGGGACTCAGTTGGGTGGGTGCAGATGTACTTCAGGTCCTCTGTCAGATTAATCCCCGTCACAAAGAAAcctcctgaaacacacacacacacacagtgagatcCAGATGGTGAATATGTTCAATCCTCACCTGTCTGACATCATGACTCATCAGTAGGTCACCTGGTCTCCTGTTTTGTTGCTTCATGCGTTCAAACTCGTCAATCAGAGCCTCGGCTTTGCATTTGTTGGCCCACCAGTACGGGATGTCCGGCCACAGTTCAGTGTGCCGGCGCTCCGTGCTGTGCTCGTAGGACGCGATCACCTGGTAGCCCGAAGCCCAGAGCTTACGAAGAGTGACCTCAGCCTGAAAGCAACACATCAGAGCCGTGAACGCCTTAATAATCCGGGTAATGCAATCACCACGGCTCCCATGCTCCTCcctaaaagtttaaataaacccCACCAGGCTCTTTAATATGAGTTAAAGGTCAAAGAAGTCCACTTAATGGAAGTACACTTTTTTGATATATGAAGTTTGTGTACGGTTGGTTTTAATGTTTGCACATTTTGTGGGCGGAGCTAAACTGGAGGAGgcataaatggatggatgaatccTCTCTGCGGTCACGTCCAGGTGTTTGATACCGACACTGGCTGACTGATGCGTGTGCGACTGCCGTGAAATGGGTTCATCCAGTGTGAGCTATTTAACGGGAGTGCCCTGTCAGCATGGAGGGCAGCACCTCTGCTGTAAATCTGTAAAACAGGGTACTTTGGGATTCTGTGCCGGCTTCACCCTTACAGTTAGAAACCTGTGAGATGtttcaggaaacaggaagtgcatCCGTACCTTTTTGGGACAGAGTTTGGAGGCAAACACGGTGCGTATGGTGGTGAGCAGCACCGCGTGGAGCTCCTGGCTCAGGCCGAGGAAGTGGCTGAAGGAGAGGACGACCACCTCTTTGGGATGAGCGTCCAGCCACTCTCGGATCTCCGTCAGCACCGTCTGTCAGAGACACAGGCGAGCTCAACCCTCACACACCAAAATGAACTTTATCCCGCCCACGTGCACAGCTGATTTGACGTGTTATTGCTGCCATTTTGTTCCTAATGATATAATCCTGCTGTTTTCTGTTCCTGCTTTAAAACACACGTGTTGGATTGCTCATGTCAAACATGGTCAAAGTTTCTAAAAATGAGCTCAGTATGTGTGCAGTAATCCCTGAACACTCAGATTAACATAGGGATActcttactctgtgtgtgtgtgtgtgtgtgtgtgtgtgtgtgtgtgtgtgtgtgtgtgtgtgctcacttCCAAAGACGGTCTGTCTTTTATGGAAGTTTGACTTTTATGGAGAGAATATcacagaatatcaaccaaagaCGCAGAACAAACCTGAAAGGTATAAACTGGTTTTTATGTCATTGAGTGAAACGCATATTAAAGGAAAACGCAACTCAGCACTTTCTCTCAAGCTTGTGATTCACATGTTCACTGCAAACTTCATGCTACTCGCGGTGTCATTTGTGGCTGTCGTTAACAAGCTCCTCCCACCACCTTTCTCAGGATTATCCTCACTCCAGACTGAGGGGGACTGACGGTCATTTTAGATTTCTGAATAATCGCACTGACAGCTTCACCTTCTCTCCTGTCGCTCCGTCCGCCTGGTGCAGGTCTGCAGTCCTGTCCCTGACGTCcggtgacagctctttggtctcGCAGTCTGTGGACAGCGGTGCTTTATTCGCACGCCAAGCTGAGATCAGGAGTATCTGACTGGGTGATTGTGCTACGTGGGCCACACAGCCATTCTGTGGGCGTCTGtaggggatcaaatacttatttcaaaCTGagtttctggatttttggttgatattctgttgCTCTCTATTGAAACAAAACTTTCTCTGTAAGCCGTGAAGAAGAAAGCTAAAAGCCAGAATGGATAACCACAAGCCCACAGAATTCCAAATCTAAACCTGTCATGGATTTAGCATCTGTTTGCATATGTGTGACTGTGAGTCACCTCCACAGTGAGCGTGGTGTAGACGCCATGGTAGAAGTACAGGTGTGTGGAGCTGTCGTTGGGCCTGTGTGCGATCCTCAGGTCGCAGTACCTCACCCCACAGTCCAGCTGATGCTTTATACAACACTCCTGAAACATGGAGGACACACAACTCATCACAGCAGGTCCGGCTTTATACACAAGAAGGACTAAAACAGGTACAGTTACAGCCTGTCATCACATTGTTCTCTTTCTCCCCACTGTCACCGTGAGCCGCTGGTAGAGGATCGTGGGATGGCTGGGTTTCTCTCTGATACTGTACAGTGTAATCCGCCCCGAGGTGACAGCTGTTTCAGAACAGTGCTGTAAAAGTATTACCTGGGTTTTTGCCCACTTGTACACAAATGGGCGAATGAGGGGCTTCATGAATTTGTCGAGCTTCTGCAGCATGTCAGGCTGCATGAGGTCGATGGGAGACCTGTCATCCGTATCCAGGCAGTAGGTTATTGCATTATGGCTGCCTGAAAGGGACAAAGATAATCCTGAATGTTCCACTTGGCCCTGACAGACTTCCTGCACATATGAAGATGTGGATCTGGAGCTTCTCCAACCCCCAAACTGAGCCCAAAACCTTTAAAGTCACACAATAAATACTGTTTTtggcgtgtgtgtaaaaaggtGCTTCATCAATGTCTTCATTTATTAATCAACCATTTTTAGCAGCTTAAACGACCGAGTCAGCACATTTATGATCCTTGTTAAAGCCGCTGTTCCTGTTTCTCTGACAGATATttcaaatgttaaataaaaccaGGAAAATGTAACTGAGAAAATGAATTTTCATTTTACTGCTCGTGACAAATCCGAGCTCATGTGGAATTTGGCGGCAGCGACGTGTCCTAAAAGTTGGGACGGAGCAACAAAAGCGTGTGAAAGTCAGCAGTGCTAAAGAGAAGATCAAAAGTGAGCTGGCAGCAGGTCGGTCACGTGATCAGGTAGAAAAAGATCATCTCAGAGAGGCGGAGCTTCTCAGAGGTTCACAACCTGTTTCAGAATCACAGTCCTCGCTGTGAACATCTCATCATCTACACAACATGACATCATCAGGACACTCGGAGGATCTGGGGGAATCTCCATGCGCAGGCTGATGACTGTGACCTTCAGCAGAAACACTGCTCTGTGATAAATCTGTGCAcagctcaggaacacttccagaaacCAGTGTCTGCAAGCAGCTCGGCGTGCCGTCCACACATGCAGTTACAGCTCCGTCACGCCGACACAAAGCCACGTGTGACCATGATGGAGAAATGGCACCGCCTCCTCTTTAAAATGGACCAAGGCAAAGAGGAAATTGATCTCATGTCGTGTCTTAGTCTTGAAAAGATCTACTGCTCCATCCAGAACCAAAAGGGTACATTTGATCAAATCTGGGGTCTTTTTCTGACAAACCTCTCTAACTTTCAATTTAGGGATGTTCCTGCTGACTAACTGATTTGCTTATTCCATAGAGGTccgatgtgtgtctgtgttaatGGGAATGTGAAGCTCAGTGGTGTTGCAGCTAACTTCTGCGTGGTTTGTAAGGAAAGGGTTTCTAAGTATCAATCGCCCCTCCtgggttgtgtttttttgtttatttttttgtttgtttgttttctttttttctttacctaTGTGCTAACATAAAAAGTTCTGTTTTGTATTCAATGTAaccagtttttgtgtttcccttttcttttctttttttcgtaAACTGTATCCACAATCACTCACTGAttcaaaacagttttttctGTTCTGCAGTGAAGTAAATGTGCCTTTCTTTATGTTTTACTCAGCGTCTGACTTTGTTGGAGCTTTTCTGGGTTTGTACTTGTGGGTCAAGAAATAAAGCCACTCACTAAGATGACAATAAGACATGCTGCataacaaacagaaatgcaaacacacaaatatgcaTTTGGCTTTTCTTGGTCTCCTTGCAGCACATTTCCTTTATCGCTCCAATCTTTCCTTTCTTACTGAGTCTGCTGTTTGATCTCAGATTTCTGTCATTGGTTATTTTAATTACTACTTTCCTGAGATAAGATAAGAGACACATAATAAAATTGTAGTTCAATAGGAAACAGTTCAATCAGGCAGAAAACATGAAGCGGGTGATAAATGAATGAACAGGTGAATCTCTGACTGTTAGAGCAGCAggtgaactgtgtgtgtgtgtgtgtgtgtgtgtgtgtgtgtgtgtgtgtgtgtgtgtgtgtgtgtgtgtgtgaaatgtggACACAACGCGTTCATCACGTCCTCACAGTCAGAGAATCATCAATAAATCAGAGACAATAAGACAGAATAAACTGATTCAGGTCCCATCACACCATCAGCACCATCTGCCCCCAACACCAGGCCTACCTGGGATGGCCAGGTGGAACAACGGGACGTCCCACAGGGCGCATGGCAggcgagacatccaactctccATGGGCAGCTCCATCAGGCTGGGCTCACTCAGCCCGGACATCACtgctgctgacacacacacacacaggttcacTGATTACATTGTGTTATTAATGTTTAATAAAGTGAAAGTGAGCAGGTGCGTGCACTGCGCTGTTTCACAGCAGTAAACTTGCGCgtgcctgtgtgtttatgtgtgtgtgctgcagtcAGCCCTCCTCACCTGATCGTCCCTCTGTGTCTCAGATCCGCTTACGCGAGCACAGCCCGCTGATAAAGGCCACGAGCCGCCGGTCTGAGAGCGCGTGCACGAGTCATGACCGGAGCGGCACATCAAACATGTGTGACGGACACGCGGAGGAAGCTGGGATCCTCCGCAGCAGATCTCTGTCTGTTACCGGTGAGCCGTGACCCGCCGCGCGCTTCCGGTCGCCGCTGCGGGAGCGCGGCTCCGCTCTTAAAGAGGCCGCAGGACCGCGAGGCTGCTGCAGCCCCGCGCGCACACGCGGCTCACCTCCAAACTGCATGTGAAGGTAAAACATCTGGAGACGTCACGACGTTTGATCAGCTGATGAAACgcctgtacataaaagatggtcTCTCCCAtttccagcagggggcgactcgtCTGGTCTCAGGTCTTCCTGTGTTTATTGTGGGACTGGGTGCTCACCTGTACAGGTGCCGGACGTTCCAGTGAGCACACTGAGAGTCGATGTCTGACCCAAGAGCAGCTAATAAAGTTAAAATG is part of the Pelmatolapia mariae isolate MD_Pm_ZW linkage group LG23, Pm_UMD_F_2, whole genome shotgun sequence genome and encodes:
- the plcxd1 gene encoding PI-PLC X domain-containing protein 1, which produces MSGLSEPSLMELPMESWMSRLPCALWDVPLFHLAIPGSHNAITYCLDTDDRSPIDLMQPDMLQKLDKFMKPLIRPFVYKWAKTQECCIKHQLDCGVRYCDLRIAHRPNDSSTHLYFYHGVYTTLTVETVLTEIREWLDAHPKEVVVLSFSHFLGLSQELHAVLLTTIRTVFASKLCPKKAEVTLRKLWASGYQVIASYEHSTERRHTELWPDIPYWWANKCKAEALIDEFERMKQQNRRPGGFFVTGINLTEDLKYICTHPTESLKDLVMSTYPMLLGWVKEQTPGEEDGSLNIIAGDFVSESCFVPTVVALNQKLLKRSL